A section of the Camelus dromedarius isolate mCamDro1 chromosome 14, mCamDro1.pat, whole genome shotgun sequence genome encodes:
- the CORT gene encoding cortistatin: MSSCRAGESCQSACRMLPPLCLLLLLSGATAALPLEGGLAGHNSGHMQEVAEIKKNSLLTFLAWWYEWTSQASAAPFTGGEVREVSKREEGLPPLQQSMRRDKTPCKNFFWKTFSSCK; the protein is encoded by the exons ATGAGCAGCTGCAGAGCTGGAGAGTCATGCCAGTCAGCCTGCAGGATGCTGCCGCCCCTctgtctgctgctgctgctctcagGGGCCACCGCTGCCCTTCCCCTGGAGGGCGGCCTCGCCGGCCACAACAGCGGG CATATGCAGGAAGtggcagaaataaagaaaaacagcttGTTGACTTTCCTTGCGTGGTGGTATGAGTGGACCTCCCAGGCGAGTGCAGCGCCCTTCACAggaggggaggtcagggaggtgTCCAAACGGGAGGAGGGCCTGCCGCCCCTTCAGCAGTCCATGCGCCGAGATAAAACGCCCTGCAAGAATTTCTTCTGGAAGACCTTTTCCTCCTGCAAATAA
- the CENPS gene encoding centromere protein S isoform X1 — translation MMEEKEGAEEQQRFSYRQRLKAAVHYTVGCLCEEVASDKEVQFSKQTIAAISEVTFRQCENFARDLEMFARHAKRSTINTEDVKLLARRSNSLLKYITERNEDIAQFNLERKAKKKKKLEDENKNSVEPAEAGAVESED, via the exons atgatggaggagaaggagggggctGAGGAGCAACAGCGATTCTCTTACCGACAG AGGCTAAAGGCAGCAGTTCACTACACCGTTGGCTGTCTTTGCGAGGAAGTTGCATCGGACAAAGAAGTGCAGTTCAGCAAACAAACCATTGCGGCGATTTCGGAGGTGACCTTCCGACAGTGCG aaaattttGCCAGAGACCTTGAAATGTTTGCAAG ACATGCGAAAAGAAGCACAATTAACACTGAAGATGTGAAGCTCTTAGCCAGGAGGAGTAATTCACTG ctAAAATACATcacagagagaaatgaagacattgcTCAGTTTAACCTGGAAcgaaaagcaaagaagaaaaagaagctagaggatgaaaacaaaaattcagtGGAGCCAGCAGAGGCTGGTGCAGTGGAAAGTGAGGATTAA
- the CENPS gene encoding centromere protein S isoform X2 yields MMEEKEGAEEQQRFSYRQRLKAAVHYTVGCLCEEVASDKEVQFSKQTIAAISEVTFRQCENFARDLEMFARHAKRSTINTEDVKLLARRSNSLNTMSETGHRLQCVRMASLWHPQF; encoded by the exons atgatggaggagaaggagggggctGAGGAGCAACAGCGATTCTCTTACCGACAG AGGCTAAAGGCAGCAGTTCACTACACCGTTGGCTGTCTTTGCGAGGAAGTTGCATCGGACAAAGAAGTGCAGTTCAGCAAACAAACCATTGCGGCGATTTCGGAGGTGACCTTCCGACAGTGCG aaaattttGCCAGAGACCTTGAAATGTTTGCAAG ACATGCGAAAAGAAGCACAATTAACACTGAAGATGTGAAGCTCTTAGCCAGGAGGAGTAATTCACTG AACACGATGTCAGAGACAGGTCACAGGCTACAGTGTGTGAGGATGGCTTCATTATGGCACCCACAGTTCTGA
- the PGD gene encoding 6-phosphogluconate dehydrogenase, decarboxylating has translation MAQADIALIGLAVMGQNLILNMNDHGFVVCAFNRTVSKVDDFLANEAKGTKVIGAHSLEEMVSKLKKPRRIILLVKAGQAVDDFIEKLMPLLDTGDIIIDGGNSEYRDTTRRCRDLKAKGILFVGSGVSGGEEGARYGPSLMPGGNKEAWPHLKTIFQSIAAKVGTGEPCCDWVGDEGAGHFVKMVHNGIEYGDMQLICEAYHLMKDVLGMEHKEMAQAFEEWNKTELDSFLIEITANILKFQDTDGKHLLPKIRDSAGQKGTGKWTAISALEYGVPVTLIGEAVFARCLSSLKDERIQASKKLKGPQKTQFEGDKKSFLEDIRKALYASKIISYAQGFMLLRQAATEFGWTLNYGGIALMWRGGCIIRSVFLGKIKDAFDRNPGLQNLLLDDFFKSAVENCQDSWRRTVCTGVQTGIPMPCFTTALSFYDGYRHEMLPANLIQAQRDYFGAHTYELLAKPGQFIHTNWTGHGGSVSSSSYNA, from the exons AGCTGATATTGCACTGATTGGACTGGCTGTCATGGGCCAGAACTTAATTTTGAACATGAACGACCACGGCTTTGTG GTCTGTGCTTTTAATAGGACAGTCTCCAAAGTTGATGATTTCTTGGCCAATGAGGCAAAGGGAACCAAGGTGATTGGTGCTCACTCCCTGGAGGAGATGGTCTCCAAGCTGAAGAAGCCTCGGCGGATCATACTACTGGTGAAGGCTGGCCAAGCGGTTGATGATTTCATTGAAAAACTG ATGCCATTGCTGGACACGGGTGACATCATCATCGATGGAGGAAACTCTGAATACCGGGATACCACG AGACGGTGTCGAGATCTCAAGGCCAAGGGAATCTTATTTGTGGGGAGCGGTGTTAGTGGTGGAGAGGAAGGGGCCCGGTATGGCCCATCACTCATGCCAGGAGGGAACAAAGAAGCTTG gccccacctcaaGACAATCTTCCAAAGCATCGCCGCCAAGGTGGGCACTGGAGAGCCCTGCTGTGACTGG GTGGGAGACGAGGGGGCGGGGCACTTTGTCAAGATGGTGCACAACGGGATAGAGTACGGTGACATGCAGCTGATCTGTGAGGCTTACCACCTGATGAAGGACGTCCTGGGCATGGAGCACAAGGAGATGGCACAG GCTTTTGAGGAATGGAATAAGACCGAGCTGGACTCGTTCCTGATCGAAATCACAGCCAATATTCTCAAGTTCCAAGACACTGATGGCAAACACCTGCTGCCAAAGATCAGGGACAGCGCGGGACAGAAGGGCACTGGGAAGTGGACCGCCATCTCCGCCCTGGAGTACGGTGTCCCTGTCACCCTCATTG GAGAAGCGGTCTTTGCTCGATGCTTATCATCTCTGAAGGACGAGAGGATTCAAGCGAGCAAAAAGCTGAAGGGGCCTCAGAAGACCCAGTTTGAAGGTGACAAGAAATCATTCCTGGAGGACATTCGAAAG GCCCTCTATGCTTCCAAGATCATCTCTTATGCTCAGGGCTTTATGCTGCTAAGACAGGCAGCCACTGAATTTGGCTGGACCCTCAACTATGGTGGCATTGCCCTGATGTGGAGAGGGGGCTGCATCATCAGGAG TGTATTCCTGGGAAAGATAAAAGATGCATTTGATCGGAACCCAGGACTTCAGAATCTGCTACTAGATGACTTCTTTAAGTCAGCTGTCGAAAACTGCCAG GACTCCTGGCGGCGAACAGTCTGTACTGGGGTCCAGACAGGCATCCCCATGCCCTGCTTCACCACTGCTCTCTCCTTCTACGACGGCTACAGGCACGAGATGCTGCCGGCCAACCTCATCCAG GCTCAGCGGGATTACTTTGGGGCTCACACCTACGAACTGTTGGCCAAGCCGGGGCAGTTTATCCACACTAACTGGACAGGCCATGGCGGCAGTGTGTCATCATCTTCATACAATGCCTAA